Proteins from a single region of Rickettsiales bacterium:
- the lpxC gene encoding UDP-3-O-acyl-N-acetylglucosamine deacetylase has product MRNTAFQSNKQHTLKKTVTCEGIGLHSGAPVLLTLEPAEPFTGIHFIRTDLETPLEFAATATLVGETKLGTSLTHPSGETLSTVEHLMAAFWGSGIDNAIVYVNGPEVPIMDGSSTPFLELIATVGVKKQNAERRIYEIESPITLELDGSEIEILPYDGFAVEVAIDFDHDAIGQQALLVDFSETAFAGAMSDARTFGFLNEVEYLKTIGLARGGSLENAVVLDGKNVMNPEGLRSDDEFVQHKALDLVGDLFLCGGRIRGLVRAHKPGHTINTAMARKIIEHATAAETQTSKPRYEAPTPAMPTLDGTLPAFA; this is encoded by the coding sequence ATGAGAAACACTGCATTTCAATCGAATAAACAGCACACGCTAAAGAAAACCGTAACCTGCGAAGGCATCGGCCTGCATAGTGGCGCACCGGTATTACTGACGTTGGAACCTGCAGAACCGTTTACCGGTATTCACTTTATCCGTACGGATTTAGAGACTCCGCTTGAATTTGCCGCAACCGCCACCCTCGTAGGCGAAACAAAACTTGGCACTTCTCTTACCCATCCATCGGGCGAAACGCTTTCGACAGTTGAGCATCTTATGGCCGCTTTTTGGGGTTCAGGTATTGATAACGCAATCGTTTATGTAAATGGCCCAGAAGTGCCGATCATGGATGGTAGCTCAACCCCCTTCCTTGAACTCATCGCGACAGTGGGTGTAAAAAAGCAAAACGCCGAACGCCGTATTTACGAAATTGAATCCCCTATTACGCTTGAACTTGATGGCTCTGAGATTGAAATTTTGCCTTATGACGGCTTTGCCGTTGAAGTGGCAATTGATTTTGATCATGACGCGATTGGCCAACAAGCGCTTCTGGTTGATTTTTCTGAAACCGCTTTCGCAGGCGCGATGAGCGATGCACGTACCTTCGGTTTCTTGAACGAAGTTGAATATCTCAAAACAATCGGTCTCGCACGCGGTGGCTCTTTAGAAAATGCTGTCGTGTTAGATGGCAAGAATGTGATGAACCCAGAAGGCTTACGCTCGGATGATGAGTTCGTTCAGCATAAAGCGCTTGATCTTGTTGGCGACCTGTTCCTTTGTGGCGGACGTATCCGCGGCTTAGTACGTGCGCATAAGCCTGGTCACACAATCAATACGGCAATGGCGCGCAAAATTATTGAACATGCGACGGCAGCAGAAACACAAACTTCCAAGCCACGCTATGAGGCTCCTACACCAGCGATGCCAACCCTTGATGGCACGCTCCCCGCTTTTGCTTAG